Genomic window (Haladaptatus caseinilyticus):
AAGCGGGCGGAACGCTCGAACTCGTGCCGAACGACCTGTTTCTCGTTTCACCGCAGGCGTTCGACGAGTGGGCCGGTGAGGATACCACCCGATTCCGCCACGAACAGTTTTATCGATGGATACGCATGCAAACCGGTTATCTGATGGACGGGGACGACCCGGAGGGTGGCGAGTGGAACTACGACGATGCGAATCGTGAATCGCCGCCGCCGGAGTACGAGTTCCCCGACCCGCCATCGTTCGACCCCGACGAACTGACCCGTGAGACGCTGGCGTGGGTCGAACGGGAGTTCGAGACGTGGGGCACCGCTGACGAATTCCACTGGCCAGTCACACGGGAAGGGACGCTCGACGCGCTCGACCAGTTTATCCAGCACCGACTCGCCGATTTCGGGCCGTATCAGGACGCGATGGTAGGGTCTGAGTGGGCGCTGAACCACTCCATCCTTTCCTCGTCGGTCAACCTCGGATTACTCCATCCCCGTGAACTCATCGAACGGGCTATCGCGGCCTACGAGAGCGACGAAGCGCCTCTCAACAGCGTTGAAGGCTTCGTCAGGCAGGTGCTCGGCTGGCGGGAGTTCATGCGACACGTCTATCGCCGACGAATGGACGAGATGGCGGCCGCAAATCAGCTCGAAGCGCACCGAGAACTGTCGCCCCTGTACTACTTCGGCGACACCGAGATGAACTGTCTATCCATCGCAGTTGACCGCGTGTGGAAACGTGGTTACAGTCATCACATCGAACGATTGATGGTTCTCTCGAATTTCGCACTTCTCATCGGGGCCAGTCCACGGGAACTCAATCGATGGTTTCACTTCGCCTACGTCGATGCCTACCATTGGGTGACGACGCCGAACGTCGTCGGGATGGGTGTCTTCGCGACGGACGCACTCTCGACCAAACCCTACGCGTCCAGCGGACGATATATCGACCGAATGAGCGACTTTTGTGGGAATTGTCGATACAACGTCAACGAGACGACTGGACCGGATGCCTGTCCGTTCAACGCCCTTTACTGGGATTTCCTCGTCGAAAACGAGGGACAACTGCGAGATAATCACCGAATGGCACTGGTCTACAGCAACCTCGACCGAAAGGACGAGGACGAAATCGATGCGATCCGTGAACGGGCACGAACGGTTCGTGAAATGGCCGAGCGTGAAACGCTCTAATCGGTCTTCTCCGACGGCCGAACGATCGGTTTCGGATAGTCCTCACCGATAACGACCCCGTACCGATTCTGCTCGGCGGGGCTGAGATTCCACGGTTCATGTGCTTGTTCAGGCGGGATGCCGTCCAGTTCCGGTAGCCAGTATTTGACGTATGCTGCGTCGGGGTCGTACCGTTCCGCCTGCCAGACGATATCGAACGAACGGTTCCGCGAATCGTTTCCGACACCCGCGATGTACGCCCAGTTGCCGTAGTTGCTGGCCGGATCGTAATCTACGAGGTGGGTTTCGAAATACGCCGCGCCCCTTCGCCAATCGATTCCGAGGTCGTTCGCAAGAAAGCTGGCGACGTTCTGGCGACCGCGATTCGACATGAAACCCGATTCGTTCAGTTCTCGCATGTTCGCATCCACGAACGGAATCCCGGTTCCACCGCGCTTCCATCGTTCGAGCGCGCTTTCCGCATCTTCGTCGCCGCCTTCTCGATCATCCCTCCAGTCGATATCCCGCCGTCGAATCCCCCCCTGCTCGAACAGCTTGCTCCCGTGTTTTGCGAACTGAAACTGAAAGAAATCCCGCCATAGTAGCTCGAAGAAGAGCCAGTAGGTCGATTCGTTTTCGACTCGTTCACGTTCGTACCGTTTGACGGCTTCGTACACCGTCCGGGGGGACAAACAGCCCAAATTGAGCCACGGCGATAGTTTCGAGGAATAGTCCGAACCCAACAGTCCGTTCCGTGTTTTCTTATATTCCCTAAGGCGGTCGCGTTCCCAGACGTACCGTTCGAGTCGATCGAGTCCCGCCGTCTCCCCGCCCTCGAAATCGAGGACCGCGCGCTCGTCCGGCGTCGAACTATCGACACCGAGGTCGGTAAGCGTCGGGATCGTGCCCGTTTCGAGGCCCCCCGAGGGAAACGTCGGGCTCGGTGGAAGTGTCGGCGGTTCGACCGTCGGTCGAACCGCCGCGTTCGAACCCTCGACCCCCTTTCGAAAGGCCGTAAACGTGTCCTCGATTTCGTTGACTGCGACCGGCAAGTCATCGGGGTGGTAGAGCGTGTGTCCCGGAAACGATTCGATCTCGATGCCTGGTGTCGCCTCGCTCGCCCGATCGGCTACAGCTCGTTCGACGGCGATTTCCTCTACCG
Coding sequences:
- a CDS encoding cryptochrome/photolyase family protein — protein: MTVWVLGDQLTTATGPLTNAGDERILLVEAHDFARRMPYHPQKLTLLFSAMRHFRDERRNDGREVVYRQSETFLEALKAHFEVFPGDELRLMEPASHGAGNRLREIATEAGGTLELVPNDLFLVSPQAFDEWAGEDTTRFRHEQFYRWIRMQTGYLMDGDDPEGGEWNYDDANRESPPPEYEFPDPPSFDPDELTRETLAWVEREFETWGTADEFHWPVTREGTLDALDQFIQHRLADFGPYQDAMVGSEWALNHSILSSSVNLGLLHPRELIERAIAAYESDEAPLNSVEGFVRQVLGWREFMRHVYRRRMDEMAAANQLEAHRELSPLYYFGDTEMNCLSIAVDRVWKRGYSHHIERLMVLSNFALLIGASPRELNRWFHFAYVDAYHWVTTPNVVGMGVFATDALSTKPYASSGRYIDRMSDFCGNCRYNVNETTGPDACPFNALYWDFLVENEGQLRDNHRMALVYSNLDRKDEDEIDAIRERARTVREMAERETL
- a CDS encoding DASH family cryptochrome is translated as MKTAIVWFRNDLRFRDNHALTVASESEQLLCVFCFDPRSFSSREYGGKRSFRYEKTGHHRARFIRESVEDLRTSLREMGSELVVRHGTPESVVPTLAAEIDASAVYFHTYPTVEEIAVERAVADRASEATPGIEIESFPGHTLYHPDDLPVAVNEIEDTFTAFRKGVEGSNAAVRPTVEPPTLPPSPTFPSGGLETGTIPTLTDLGVDSSTPDERAVLDFEGGETAGLDRLERYVWERDRLREYKKTRNGLLGSDYSSKLSPWLNLGCLSPRTVYEAVKRYERERVENESTYWLFFELLWRDFFQFQFAKHGSKLFEQGGIRRRDIDWRDDREGGDEDAESALERWKRGGTGIPFVDANMRELNESGFMSNRGRQNVASFLANDLGIDWRRGAAYFETHLVDYDPASNYGNWAYIAGVGNDSRNRSFDIVWQAERYDPDAAYVKYWLPELDGIPPEQAHEPWNLSPAEQNRYGVVIGEDYPKPIVRPSEKTD